CAGCCATGAACTCCGAACACCGCTGGCCAGCATTCTTGGCTTTACCGAATTAATGTTAAACCGAGAGTTAAAACTCGACCGCCAGAAAAAATATTTATCAACTATTCACAATGAAGCAGGAAGGCTGACTGATTTAATCAATGATTTTCTTGATATACAGCGCATGGAATCAGGAAAGCAGGAGTACGAGAAAAAACAGCTGGCCATGCTGCTAATCATCAAGAAGGTAATCGAGCTTCAGAAGGTCCATTCAGAAAGCCATGAATTAAGCCTTGAGTTCCTGGGTGGCCGTGATTTTGTCATCGGGGATGCCGGAAAATTAGAGCAGGCACTGACAAACCTGATCCATAATGCAATAAAATATTCACCGGAAGGCGGCAGGGTCGGGGTGGTTGTTTTTGAAAAAGACGGCCGGGTTAAGATAGAAATCCAGGATGAAGGCCTGGGGATCCCTCCTGAAGCCCTTGATAGGCTGTTCGAAAAGTTCTATCGAGTGGATAATTCTGATCGCAGGTCCATTGGAGGGACAGGCCTGGGGCTTGCCATTGTGAAGGAAATCATCCATGATCACGGTGGAGATATAAGCGTTAAATCACAATTTGGAAAAGGAAGTACTTTCACCATCTCTCTCCCTGTTTCAGACAGCCAGACGGTTTAAGCTGAATGCAGGGGGAAAGAGTAAAGGCGGCAGAAATGCCGTCTTTTCTGTTGCGGCAGGCAGGTTAAAAGGGATTGCAGGCGAAATAGTGGATGTACGCTGAGGGCAGGAGATATACTATTTGTACTGAAACAAAGCAGAGGAGGAATCTCTATGGCAAAAACCTCATTAACCTTATTCACAAGGCCAATGTGAACAGACTGCCAGGACGCGAAGGAGTTTCTTTCGCAGAATAAGGTAGAGTATGAAGAAATCAATGTCCAGGGAGAACCTGAACAGGAGAAAAAGCTTAAAGAAGTGACGGGTACTGCGATTGTTCCTGCATTTATTTTCACAAGCAAGAAGCTCTATTTCTTGAAGGACAAAAAGGTTTTGATCGGATTTGAAAATAACAGGAGGGAAATAGAGAAACTGGTTGAGCAATTGAAGTGAATGAGAGGCAGGCTCAGGGTGTCCATGTATTTTTTGGACACCTTTTTATATTGGAGTCAAAATTTTCACTAGCATGGAACCATCCAGAGCAACATAAATTATAATATATAAATCTATGAGAAGGAGGACAAATATTTTAATTCCGAGTTGACTTATCAGAATACATGTAATATATTATTCGAGAAAGATACTTAGGAGGGGAAAATCAGTGACCACTGGATTAGTGATTCTAAATATTGCAATCATGCTGGGCATTATTGCTGTTTTATTTTACTTACAAAAGAAACATGTATCATTTTCTAAAAGAGTATTCATTGCATTAGGAATCGGGATTATCTTCGGTTTCGCGCTGCAATTCATTTATGGAGCAGGTTCTGAAATCCTTGCCAAGAGTACCGATTGGTTCTCGATTGTCGGAAGCGGATATGTAAAGTTCTTACAAATGATCGTAATGCCACTCGTATTTATATCCATTTTGGCAGCCTTCACGAAGCTAAAGCTGACAAATAACATTGGTAAAATCTCTACATTGATTCTCGGCTTGCTGGTTGGCTCGACGGCTGTAGCGGCTGCTGTGGGGATTGCTACTGCAGTCGGTTTCGACCTTGAAGCGGTGCAAATTACTCAGGGTGAGGCAGAACAGGCACGTGCAGAGAAGCTAGAGGAAACGTATGGAGGAATCGAAGGGCGTACAATGCCGCAGCAAATTCTGGACCTTTTGCCTGCGAACCCCTTCCTTGACTTCACTGGTGCAAGGCCAACTTCAACGATTTCAGTTGTGATTTTTGCAGCGTTCCTTGGGATTGCCTACCTTGGAGTCAGAAGAAAATCACCTGACCAGGCAGAGCTTTTTGCCAAGATTGTGGACGCATTCTATGCCGTCATCATGAGGGTTGTTACGCTGATCCTGAGACTGACTCCATATGGTGTCCTGGCGATCATGACGAAGACTGTAGCCTTAAGTGATTTCGATGCAATACTGAAATTAGGTAAGTTCGTAGTCGCTTCTTACGTTGCGCTAGCGATCATGTTCATCATTCATTTGTTATTATTGACCATTGCCGGTTTGAATCCGGTCACTTATGTGAAGAAAGCATTTCCGGTGCTTGCGTTTGCCTTCACCTCAAGAACGAGTGCCGGGGCACTGCCATTGAACGTTAAAACACAGCGCTCGCTTGGAGTTCCAGAAGGAATCGCAAACTTTGCCGGATCCTTCGGCCTATCGATCGGACAAAACGGCTGTGCAGGGATTTATCCAGCGATGCTCGCAGTCATGATTGCACCGTCAGTTGGTATTGACCCGCTGACACCGTCGTTCATCGCAACCGTCATTGCAATCGTAGCGATCAGTTCCTTCGGAGTTGCCGGAGTCGGAGGGGGCGCCACATTCGCTGCACTTCTCGTTCTATCAGCATTGAATCTGCCAGTGGCACTTGCCGGATTGCTGATTTCAATTGAACCACTAATTGATATGGGACGTACCGCAGTAAATGTAAGCGGCTCGATGACTTCAGGCATCCTGACAAGCAGAATCACAAAAGAAATCGATTCATCCGTCTATACAGATATGAATCAAAAGATCGAAGCAGAAGCTTAATTAGAAAAGTGCAAGCACTACAGGGCGTATAATTGAGATAAAGAAACAGCAGAAGCCAGCCAAGGGATAACTTTGGCTGGCTTTTTTGCATTGACTTATATCCGGAAGAAAATCAATGAACAATATCCTTTTTAATCACACACAAAGATGTCAACAAACCCACACAGGCGATCGTAAGCAGGGAATAGATGAATTTTTCCATGCCAATCACCTTTAACCCCGACATAACCACAATTCCATCAATGAGGAAAATCAAGATCCCAACATTAACAGGAAAAAACTTTTGAACCAATTGAGCTAATAAATCAGTCCCGCCAGTGCTCGTTTCATAGCGGAGCATCAAGCCAATTCCGCAGCCGACCAATACTCCTCCGAGGATTGCGCTTGGGATTATGCCAAGATGGATTCCTTTTTCAACAGGTGCGAACAAATCGATGAAGAAGCTTGAGACCAATAAACCATTCAGGCTGTGAAAAAAGTATTTCCGTTCCAGTATCCATGCCAAAACGTAAAGAGGGATACTCAGGAGGATCATCGTAAGACCCGTGGGAAACCCGTGAAAATAATGAATGATCAATCCAATCCCAATCATGCCGCCGTCCAGGAGTTGGTGAGGGACCAAAAATCCATTCACGCCAACTCCAAGCAGTATGCTTCCTACAAGTACAGCAAGAATTTTACCCAGCATTCGAGATCACCAGCCTTGTCCCTTCTCCCATTATTTTTATGTAGAAAGACAAGCGTTAGAACTCGGAATATAAGCGTTATATTCATGAAGGAACCATCAGGGGGATAAAAAAACAGAACCCGCCATTTGGCAGGTCCTGTTGTAGCAATATCTTAGTGTGGCAGGAATGCAAGCTGATAAAAGAACAGCACTGCGAAAACATAGAGCAGCGGGTGGACTTCACGCCATTGCCCTTTTACAACTTTTAGTAAAGGATAAGAAATAAAGCCAAGTGCGATTCCTGTTGCAATGCTTGATGTAAGCGGCATACTCAGGATGATCAGGAAAGCAGGGAAGGCTTCATCTATTTCATCCCAGCTGATTTGAGAGATGCTTCCCATCATCAGGCTTCCAACAATGATCAATGCAGGAGCAGTTATAGCTGACAATCCGGAAACTGCACTTACAAGCGGACCGAAGAAAGCAGCGACGATGAACAGCCCAGCTACCGTCAGTGAGGTTAGCCCGGTACGTCCTCCTGCTGCAACACCTGAAGACGACTCAATATAAGCTGTCGTCGGGCTTGTCCCGAACATGGCACCAGCAGCAGTGGCGATCGAATCGGAAAGCAAAGCTTCCCTAGCGCGAGGCATCGTATTTCCTTTCATCAATCCAGCTTGGTGAGCGACGCCGATCATTGTGCCAGTAGTATCAAAAATGGTCACAAGGATAAAAGAAAACACTACAGCGTATAAGCTGTTCTGAATAACATCCATCAAGGCTGTCCAAGGATTCAGCACAATCATTCCTTCAGGAAGAGATGGCATCGACATAAACCCTTGATTAAATTCAAGTTGGCCGGTAAAGAAGGCAATGATCGCGGTAACGACCATTCCAAGGAACAGAGCCCCATTAACCTTTAGCACCATTAAGACAAGCGTAATCGCAAGGCCAACAAGAGCAAGCAAGGCAGATGGAGAATGCAAGTCACCAAGTCCAACAAGGTTTGAAGGGTGGCTGGTGATGATTCCTGTCAGGCGCAAGCCGATAAAAGCAATGAACAGCCCGATCCCGGCAGTGATACCGTGCTTTAGGTTGGGTGGGATTGCTTCGATTAATTTTTCGCGGAAAGGAGTCAAAGACAAGATAACAAATATTAAACCTGCGATGAAAACTGCAGCGAAAGCAGTTTCATACGAAATGTTTTGATGGTTGCCAACAACAGAGTAGGCAAAGTAAGCGTTAAGCCCCATACCCGGAGCAATCGCGATAGGGTAATTAGCAAATAAAGCCATCCAAAGCGTACCGATCACAGCAGCGATGATTGTCGCCGTGAAAACTTGTTCGAAAGGAACACCGGCATCAGCGAGGATGATAGGATTGACGACCACGATATAGACCATCGTAAAGAAGGTCGTTAAACCAGCCATCATTTCTGTTTTTACATTCGTGTTGTTCTCTTTTAATTTAAACATGAGTTCCTCCAAAAAATACGAACGATTTTTAAACACAATAAATATAATATTCGTTTTTAGAGAGTTTTACAAGGGGGAAATTAAAGAAAATCAAATAATAACAGACGGGAGGGTTTATACTGGTAAGCATGCATTATGTTCCCCTTAAAGATGGGGATTGATTCGAAAGATAACCTTAAGCACCGGTTTTCTTCTTCATAAGGGTACCGTTCGAAGTAAAAGATACCCTTATGTGAGGATTCTCTTCTCCATAAGGGTACCGTTCGAGGTGAAAGATACCCTTATGCGAGTTTTTTTTCTTCATAAGGGTACCGTTCGAGGTGAAAGATACCCTTATGTGAGGATTCTCTTCTCCATAAGGGTACCGTTCGAGGTGAAAGATACCCTTATGCGAGGATTCTCTTCTTCATAAGGGTACCGTTCGAGGTGAAAGATACCCTTATGTGAGGATTCTCTTCTCCATAAGGGTACCGTTCGAGGTGAAAGATACCCTTATGAGAGGATTTTCCTCTTCGTAAGGGTCCCGTTCGACGGTAACGATCCCCTAATGCATCAATATTAATCCCCTAAGGGTACCAATCAAGCCGAAAGGTAATATTTTGGAATTCCCCATTTACAGAGTGAGGACATTTAAGCCGTATTTCTCCCGAAAAAAACTGCAGACATACCCCTTTTCCAGGTTTCGTCTACAGTATATAATGTGTCATCTTTTTTTAAAATAATCCTTCGTTAACGCCAAGCCTGCAATGTACAGCGCAAGTGCGAAATAGGCTGGAAGCAGGTGGATAAAATCAATATAACCGATATAGAAATGGGTGAGAAGCCCTGCTGCAAATGCTGGAATTCCACCGAACAAGAAGGTTCTCCACACCCACGCTGAACCTTCATGGAATCCCCACAGCGAGAGCGTCAGCACTAGCAGCCCAACGCTGAAGAGTGCGCTGCCGAATCCGGCACGGTCATGTGCGATGACGGGGATCAGCTTCTCGTTCAATTGATTCATTTGATCTGGTGTCATGCAAATATAGGTCAGGTCGGTATCGACAAAGACAGTTGTAGCGCCAATTGTCGATATCACAATACCGCCAATCACGAACGAGAAGCCAAGGATGACAAAAAGAAGCTGGCCATATACTGCTTTTTTCCAAGAAGGACTGTTTTCGCGATTTTTTGAAGAAGGCGATTGATTGGCTGGGCGTGTCTTTCTGTACCCCACGATATAAAAAGGCAACAGGAGGAGCCAGAATAAACCGTGTAGCCAGTCAAAATAACCAAATCCAAGAAAAAGCAAGATGCCAAGGAAGCCAGTAATGGCCCCGATGTTGAATGCTCTTCTTGCCCAGTGAAGTCCGTATCGTATTCCGTGGCGGGCCAGCTGCATGTAGATGAATCCCCCGGAAATCATTGTTCCTGCGAGAGTCATCCTGTCATGTGACATGAATTTAAAAAGATTGGGGTTGTAGGCCATCAACTCAAGCCGGGTCATTTGCATGAAGGCTTCATCATAGAAGAGGATGACCTTCGTGAAACTGAAAAATAAGACCACTGCTCCTCCAAGCAGGATGAATAATCCAAACAGCCAATACCAGATCCAGCCAGGAAGCACTTTGCGCTCTTCTCCCAGATCGTCCATGAGGGCCTCATTGATTCTTTTAGGCAACCCCGGCCCCGAGGCAACATAGCCGCCGGAAAGGAAGACTAGCTCGGCACCGGCTTCAAACAGGGCAAGTGCATCAGCAGGCTGGACAACTCCCCCTGAGGTAATGACAGGTAAATCGAATTCTTTTTTCATCCGCATTACGGCATCAACCATCCCGGCCGTCTGCTGGAGAGGCAAGACCTGTTCCCCGTCAGTTACGATAGAGTCTTCTTCAATCATGAAGCCATCTGCAAGCTGGCCTGCTGCATGCAGCTTCGGGAGATGATCAGCTACTATCGAATGGCTGATTGCTATAAGAACAGCTTTGTTTTCCAAGAGTGATTTTATATATGAAAGATCATCGATGCTATGTATTTGATCAAGTTCGATTATGAAAGCATCGCCCGTATCCTTCAAATGCTCGGCAATGTGAAGCGGTTCCTCTAGCCGAATTAAAATCGGGACTGTCCGTGTATTTGTTATTTTGCTTTTCGTGGCAATAAGTCCAATTGTCTCGGTCTCTTCTGGCAGGACCAGGGCATCTTTTGTTTTTGAAAGGCCTGCAGCTGTTCCTGGCCCTCTCGGTAGTTTGGTGATCGGACCAACTTCAATTGCCCCAAATCCAAGACTCCCGAAAACATTGATTCCTGATAATTTTGGGTCAATCTTTCCGCTTAATCCGACCGGACTGTCAAAATGAAGCCCAAAAAGGGTACGCGATAATTTTTCCGAGGGAGACATATGCCCAAGGAATTCGATAAATGGCCTCCCTCCAGGAATTTGAGAAAGGAAGGACATCCCTCGGTGGATGAATTCCCGTCCTGCGTTTCCAGGTAAAAGAGGCAGCCATGGTTTAAATAATGGGTGATAGGACCAATCAGGCATAATGACCTCCAGTATTTATGGCATTACTTTTATTCTATCGTAAATAATCATGTTCGTGGCAGTTAGCTCATTTAATTTTCAGGGGCGAATAAAAAGAAAAGCTTCTAGCTAAAATAGTGGAGAAAAAATGATTGCGGAGGTAACAGAAATGGATTTGAATCGTATAAAGCAAATACTGTCTTCGTCGGCAGAAATCGATGTTGTATATAATGGTGCATCTGTGTGGATTGATCATTTAAATGAGGACGGACGCACTGCTACTGTCCATTTGCGCGGGCCGCTGGAAGAAAGGACAACTGTTGAAATCTCAGAGCTGCAGGAGAGATCGTAAGCATATATCCTGAAAAAAGACTATAGGACCCTAATGACCGCCGGAGTGCAAAATAGTGTACGGCGGTTTTTCTCTATGGCACAATATTTATAATACCTATAGTGGTTTATCCGCTTTGAAAGAGAGGTATTCTTTTAAAATCGAAAGGAGAGATGAAAATGTTCCATCATACAATTGAAGTGGACAAGTCAATGAATGAAGCAGTATCTGCACTTGAAGCAAGTTTGAAAGAGGAGAAGTTCGGTGTCCTTTGGTCCCTGAATATGAAGGAAACTTTAGCTGGTAAAGGCGTGGAGCTTGACGGTGACTATATCATCCTTGAAGTATGCAATCCGCATGAGGCGAAAAGAGTACTTGAAAAGAATCCGATCGTAAGCTATTTTCTCCCTTGTAAAATTGTCGTGTACAAAGAGAACGATAAGACCAAGGTCGGCTTGCCTAAGCCAACTGAACTGATTAAATTTGTTGAAAATGATGAACTGCAAACCATTGCGGCAGACATTGAAAAACGGCTGATCGGTGCAATAGACAATATTAAATAGAACAAGGAAGCCCAAGGAAAATTTGGACTAACCTAATCATTTGAGACAATATAAAACACCTCCTAAATGTTAAACTGTAAACAGAACATTTATCGGAGGTGTTTTTGCGTGGGCAAAAACGTATATTCAGGAGAAATCAAATGGGCGGTAGTTAAGGCAAAGATCGAAGGAAAATTAACGAACAAAGAGATTATGGAGAAGTATGGGATTAAGAATACCACTCAGATTAAAACTTGGATGAAATGGTATCGAGATGGCCAGATGCATCGATTTGACCAGCCAATCGGAAAGCAGTACTCATATGGACACGGTCCTGAATTTTCCACTAAAGACGAGCGACTAAATAATCAGCTAACCCATTTGAAAATGGAGAATGAAATTTTAAAAAAGTATTTGGCGATGAAAAAGGAGTGGATAAAAGAGTAGTAATCGAACTGGTTGAACTATTAGGTAAGAAATATACTGTTAAAGCAATTCTGGGCGTTTTAAGCGTTCCCCGTTCTACTTACTATCGCTGGCTTAAAGGTATAAGGGAACATAAAAATGTACATGAAGACCTCATTATTCAGATCTGCAAAGACACGAAATACAGAAATGGACACCGCAAAATAAAGGCCATCTTAAAACATGAACATAAGATTAACCTGAACCGGAATACAGTCCAAAGAATCATGCAGAAGCATCATCTACAATGCAAAGTGAAACCAAAGAGAAAGTGGAAGTCGCAGGGAGAAAGTGAAGTGATTGCCCCAAACCTTCTTAACAGGGATTTTTCCGCTTCGAAACCGAACGAAAAGTGGGTAACCGACATTACCTATATTCAGTATGGAAGCATCACTTTGTATCTCTCTACAATCTTGGATTTGTACAATAATGAGATTGTTACTTATAAACTTTATAACCACCAACAGGCGCCCCTTGTAATCGATACATTAAAGGAAGCATTGGAGAAGCGCAACCAGCCAGAAGATGTCATTATTCATAGCGATCAAGGCAGTGTCTATACTTCCTATGCCTTTCAGAATCTCGTGAAAGAACGCAATTTGGTAAGCAGTATGTCCAGACGGGGAAACTGTTGGAATAATGCGGTGATTGAATCGTTTCATTCAAATTTAAAGAGTGAGGAATTTCAATACTGTAAGTTTAATTCCTTGCCCAATATTGAAGTCGTCAAGAAAGTGGATAACTTTATAAAACATTATAACGAGGAAAGAATACAAGAAAAATTAGGCTACCTTACTCCCAAAGAGTATGGAAGAAAGGCAGCCTAAAGGGTGTTTTATGTTTGTCTCATTTAGCTAGGTAAGTTCAATTCCTTGGGCTTTTTATAAGGTCGTACATAATGTAGTCAACAAACGACTAAATATCTTTTTTAAAAAATAGCATTCAGTATAAAGTAGGAAATAGCCGCAACAGTGGCTGAGATTGGCAATGTAATCACCCATGTAATGATCATGCGCTGAGCTGTTGTCCATTTCACGCCTTTAACTCGATGCGCAGAGCCCACACCAAGAATGGAGGAAGAAATGACATGCGTAGTACTTACAGGCAAGTGAATGTAAGTTGCTCCAAAGATGATCAGGGCACCTGTAAGATCTGCTGCCACACCGTTCACTGGACGGATTTTCATGATATTTCCGCCTACAGTTTTGATGATTTTCCAGCCGCCAACTGATGTTCCAAGACCCATGGCAAGAGCACATGAAAATTGAACCCAGAATGGAATGTCACTTGTAGTGAGATAATTATTCGCAATCAATGCCATGGTTATGATCCCCATGGCTTTTTGTGCATCATTCGTTCCGTGTGTAAAAGACTGCAATGCCGCGGTAGCAACCTGGAAATAACGGAAATTCCGGTTCGTTCTTGTGAGGTTGTTATTCCTGAATAAAATCTTAAAAATACTATAAACAATGAATCCTACTGCAAATGCAAGAAGCGGTGAAATGATCAATGCTTGAAGAATCTTCAAGAAACCATTGTAATTCAGGGCATCAAATCCTGCGGCTGCTAGAGCAGCACCGGCAATAGAACCGATAATTGCGTGTGAAGAGCTGCTTGGTATTCCATAATACCAAGTCAATAAATTCCAAAAAATTGCAGCAATCAATGCGGCCAAAATCACGATGGATCCATTTTCCAGTGTAAAAGGATCTACAATATCTTTAGTAATGGTTTTGGCTACTCCAGTAAAAGTCATGGCACCAACAAAATTCATGATGGCAGCCATGATAATAGCGTGGCGAGGTTTAAGAGCTTTTGTTGATACAGAAGTGGCGATCGCGTTTGCTGTATCGTGAAAACCATTAATGAAGTCAAATGCAAGAGCCCCAATAACAATCAATACTGTTACGATAAAAACTACATCCATTTCTCAGGCTCCTTACGCGTTTTTCATGACGATGCTTTCAAGTGTGTTTGCAACATCTTGGCAGCTGTCTGCGATTTCTTCAAGACCTTCATAAATCTCCTTGTACTGAATGATCCTGATCGGGTCTTTTTCGACCGAGAATAGGTGTTTGATGGATTGGCGAAGTACACCATCACACTTTGACTCCAGGTCTTTAATGCGGATTGCATGATCCCTTACCTGCTTAAGTTTTTTAGTAGTCAATAGCTGGACGGCTTGCTCAATCTCAAAGGAAGCACTTTTGATTGCTGCCACGAACTCCATCATGAAGTTGTCTGCTTTTGTGATCGAATACATGTCAAACAGGTTCGCGCAATGTTCCATGCCATCAAGTACATCATCCATTGTCATTGAAAGGGCAAGGATATCTTCTCTTTCTATAGGAGTAATAAAGGCATTGTTCAGTTCCATGATCACTTCATGGATCAGATTGTCACCCTTCGTCTCCATATCCTTCATTTTTTCCGTGAAGATTTTTAAGTCGCTTGCATTGTTCAGTTTGTAATCAGCAAAATACTCACTGCTCTCTTTAAGATTCACGGAAATGTCCGTGAGCAAAATTGCAAACTTGTCTTTTTTGCGGAAAACCATAATATAACCTCCACATTTAACCTTTTTCATTTTTATAAGCGAAATTAATTTTAGCTTATTATTGTCGAAATAAGAAGATGTTTGATGAAAAAAATTCATGATTGTTGTTATCTCCAAGGAAAAGCATAGTGTTTCATTCCCGTTATCATGGATTTACATCCCAACTTTCAAAGGAACGAGCCCATTTTGAAAAAATGGATTGTCCGGCTGTTTAGGACAATTTTTTGCCGGGAACTTAAACATTAATCAAAAAGAAAACTTCGGCCGATGAGCCGTTTATATAGATTTAGCGGCTGTCTGGATGGCAGCCGTTTTGATTTGTCTTCAACCTTGCTGAGGGATACAATGGATGTAAAAGGAGGGAGATCACGGTGAGTATTTTTGATACGGTGGAATTACATAACGGTGTGAAAATCCCGGCTTTTGGCCTTGGGGTCTATAAGGTTGAGGATGGGCAACAAAT
The window above is part of the Mesobacillus jeotgali genome. Proteins encoded here:
- a CDS encoding L-cystine transporter — encoded protein: MLGIIAVLFYLQKKHVSFSKRVFIALGIGIIFGFALQFIYGAGSEILAKSTDWFSIVGSGYVKFLQMIVMPLVFISILAAFTKLKLTNNIGKISTLILGLLVGSTAVAAAVGIATAVGFDLEAVQITQGEAEQARAEKLEETYGGIEGRTMPQQILDLLPANPFLDFTGARPTSTISVVIFAAFLGIAYLGVRRKSPDQAELFAKIVDAFYAVIMRVVTLILRLTPYGVLAIMTKTVALSDFDAILKLGKFVVASYVALAIMFIIHLLLLTIAGLNPVTYVKKAFPVLAFAFTSRTSAGALPLNVKTQRSLGVPEGIANFAGSFGLSIGQNGCAGIYPAMLAVMIAPSVGIDPLTPSFIATVIAIVAISSFGVAGVGGGATFAALLVLSALNLPVALAGLLISIEPLIDMGRTAVNVSGSMTSGILTSRITKEIDSSVYTDMNQKIEAEA
- a CDS encoding YitT family protein, which gives rise to MLGKILAVLVGSILLGVGVNGFLVPHQLLDGGMIGIGLIIHYFHGFPTGLTMILLSIPLYVLAWILERKYFFHSLNGLLVSSFFIDLFAPVEKGIHLGIIPSAILGGVLVGCGIGLMLRYETSTGGTDLLAQLVQKFFPVNVGILIFLIDGIVVMSGLKVIGMEKFIYSLLTIACVGLLTSLCVIKKDIVH
- a CDS encoding NCS2 family permease; the encoded protein is MFKLKENNTNVKTEMMAGLTTFFTMVYIVVVNPIILADAGVPFEQVFTATIIAAVIGTLWMALFANYPIAIAPGMGLNAYFAYSVVGNHQNISYETAFAAVFIAGLIFVILSLTPFREKLIEAIPPNLKHGITAGIGLFIAFIGLRLTGIITSHPSNLVGLGDLHSPSALLALVGLAITLVLMVLKVNGALFLGMVVTAIIAFFTGQLEFNQGFMSMPSLPEGMIVLNPWTALMDVIQNSLYAVVFSFILVTIFDTTGTMIGVAHQAGLMKGNTMPRAREALLSDSIATAAGAMFGTSPTTAYIESSSGVAAGGRTGLTSLTVAGLFIVAAFFGPLVSAVSGLSAITAPALIIVGSLMMGSISQISWDEIDEAFPAFLIILSMPLTSSIATGIALGFISYPLLKVVKGQWREVHPLLYVFAVLFFYQLAFLPH
- a CDS encoding dihydroorotate dehydrogenase, with product MPDWSYHPLFKPWLPLLPGNAGREFIHRGMSFLSQIPGGRPFIEFLGHMSPSEKLSRTLFGLHFDSPVGLSGKIDPKLSGINVFGSLGFGAIEVGPITKLPRGPGTAAGLSKTKDALVLPEETETIGLIATKSKITNTRTVPILIRLEEPLHIAEHLKDTGDAFIIELDQIHSIDDLSYIKSLLENKAVLIAISHSIVADHLPKLHAAGQLADGFMIEEDSIVTDGEQVLPLQQTAGMVDAVMRMKKEFDLPVITSGGVVQPADALALFEAGAELVFLSGGYVASGPGLPKRINEALMDDLGEERKVLPGWIWYWLFGLFILLGGAVVLFFSFTKVILFYDEAFMQMTRLELMAYNPNLFKFMSHDRMTLAGTMISGGFIYMQLARHGIRYGLHWARRAFNIGAITGFLGILLFLGFGYFDWLHGLFWLLLLPFYIVGYRKTRPANQSPSSKNRENSPSWKKAVYGQLLFVILGFSFVIGGIVISTIGATTVFVDTDLTYICMTPDQMNQLNEKLIPVIAHDRAGFGSALFSVGLLVLTLSLWGFHEGSAWVWRTFLFGGIPAFAAGLLTHFYIGYIDFIHLLPAYFALALYIAGLALTKDYFKKR
- a CDS encoding H-type small acid-soluble spore protein, which codes for MDLNRIKQILSSSAEIDVVYNGASVWIDHLNEDGRTATVHLRGPLEERTTVEISELQERS
- a CDS encoding DUF302 domain-containing protein, with amino-acid sequence MFHHTIEVDKSMNEAVSALEASLKEEKFGVLWSLNMKETLAGKGVELDGDYIILEVCNPHEAKRVLEKNPIVSYFLPCKIVVYKENDKTKVGLPKPTELIKFVENDELQTIAADIEKRLIGAIDNIK
- a CDS encoding IS3 family transposase (programmed frameshift), with the protein product MGKNVYSGEIKWAVVKAKIEGKLTNKEIMEKYGIKNTTQIKTWMKWYRDGQMHRFDQPIGKQYSYGHGPEFSTKDERLNNQLTHLKMENEILKKVFGDEKGVDKRVVIELVELLGKKYTVKAILGVLSVPRSTYYRWLKGIREHKNVHEDLIIQICKDTKYRNGHRKIKAILKHEHKINLNRNTVQRIMQKHHLQCKVKPKRKWKSQGESEVIAPNLLNRDFSASKPNEKWVTDITYIQYGSITLYLSTILDLYNNEIVTYKLYNHQQAPLVIDTLKEALEKRNQPEDVIIHSDQGSVYTSYAFQNLVKERNLVSSMSRRGNCWNNAVIESFHSNLKSEEFQYCKFNSLPNIEVVKKVDNFIKHYNEERIQEKLGYLTPKEYGRKAA
- a CDS encoding inorganic phosphate transporter yields the protein MDVVFIVTVLIVIGALAFDFINGFHDTANAIATSVSTKALKPRHAIIMAAIMNFVGAMTFTGVAKTITKDIVDPFTLENGSIVILAALIAAIFWNLLTWYYGIPSSSSHAIIGSIAGAALAAAGFDALNYNGFLKILQALIISPLLAFAVGFIVYSIFKILFRNNNLTRTNRNFRYFQVATAALQSFTHGTNDAQKAMGIITMALIANNYLTTSDIPFWVQFSCALAMGLGTSVGGWKIIKTVGGNIMKIRPVNGVAADLTGALIIFGATYIHLPVSTTHVISSSILGVGSAHRVKGVKWTTAQRMIITWVITLPISATVAAISYFILNAIF
- a CDS encoding DUF47 domain-containing protein, which gives rise to MVFRKKDKFAILLTDISVNLKESSEYFADYKLNNASDLKIFTEKMKDMETKGDNLIHEVIMELNNAFITPIEREDILALSMTMDDVLDGMEHCANLFDMYSITKADNFMMEFVAAIKSASFEIEQAVQLLTTKKLKQVRDHAIRIKDLESKCDGVLRQSIKHLFSVEKDPIRIIQYKEIYEGLEEIADSCQDVANTLESIVMKNA